In the Telopea speciosissima isolate NSW1024214 ecotype Mountain lineage chromosome 6, Tspe_v1, whole genome shotgun sequence genome, gaagaggattgatgctagcaatatgaagacctatggaaggaaacataagcaggttcaatcaaccgttgctccagtacccatccaattgccaaacCTGGATCCAGGACCTGCCTCTCCACCCGGTAATATTtcttctcctgagttacctattgcccttcgcaaaggagtcaggacttgcactcagcatcctatatctcatgttgtttcttatgactccctttccccatcatttcgtgcttttatttcttccctttcttctgttcgtgttcctaatacttggcaggaagctctatcagatggaaagtagaaggcaaccatgatggaagaaatggaagctttgaagaaaaataacacatgggagcttgtggttcttccacctgggaagaaaaccgttggatgtaaatggctgtttgtagtgaaacagaaggtggatggcaccgtggatagatataaggcacgactcgtggccaagggttttactcagacatacggcattaactaccaggagacctttgcacctgttgcaaagctgaatacagTTCAGGTATTGTTGtcatgtgcagtcaaccttggttgggatttgcaacagctagatgttaaaaatgccttcctaaatggggcACTGgaagaggaggtatacatggacattccaccagggttttcttgtgacagaaataaaggaaaagtgtGCAGGCTGAAGCAtgcattgtatgggctgaaacagtcaccccgggcttggtttggtcgattccacaaggccatgatttttgtgggctataagcagagtaatgctgatcacacactctttatcaagagggttggtgaaaaactcactgttcttatagtctacgttgatgatatagtggttactggcaatgatagtgatgagatcagacagttgaagaccttccttggccagaaatttgagattaaagatctaggtaaattaccatactttcttgggattgaagtggccagatcttcaaaaggcataattctctcccaaagaaagtatgtcctagacttgttggccgAAACAGGTTTGCTTGGCTGCCACCCTgcggatactcctatggatcctattgtttggctcaaggaaaatgatggtgagcctgttgataaaggccggtaccaaagacttgtagggaagttgatttacctttcacacactcgtccagacatagctgttgctgtgagtgctgtgagtcaatttatgcatgatccctacacttctcatatggaggctgttcttcgtattctacGCTATTTGAAGTCGGCTcctagaaaaggcattcttttgtcttcacatggtcacctacggatagaaggATACACTGATGCTggttgggctggttctgcagatcggaagtctatttctggatactgttcctttgtaggtggaaatcttgtcacctagcgtagcaagaaaaaaaatgtagttgctcgttctagtgccgaaactgaatttcgagctatggcacagggaatttgtgagttactttggcttaaaggaCTGCTACAAGACCTGGGTATTCCCattcgccttcctatgatgttgtactgtgataacaaggctgcaatcagtatagcgcacaacccggtacagcatgatcgtaccaagcatgttgaggtggataggcattttatcaaggagaaattagaaggtgggcagatttgtattccctttgtgacttcttcggatcaacttgctgatgtcttcaccaagggactgcctggaaagttgtttcatcctaatttagtcaagttgggcatgatcgacatctttgctccaacttgagggggagtgttgaagaaTGTAACCaaggtattctggactttttgggcattctattttgtgtttttatttttgtgttttcccCCTTATACGATTCCTATTGGGGATTCCTAGTTCTAGTGGGTTCCTAGTTctagtgggaattcctagtaggaataggattggggggaTTTGTATCTCTTATGTAACTAGATTTTATTACAAATAAAGGGCTGGGGTGATCGATCAGATCATTCAACCTATTCTCAATTCTGGAATTCTAGTTTTgaacaaaaagaaagtaagagaaatgaagaataacaataaaaagaagaaatgagataagaaaagtgacaaatggaaaatgaaaagcAGAATTTTATATACCTGCTATAATTGTGGACCATCGGCATCAAAACCAGCAACGAGCAGTGAAACTCCGAAAGGCCTTACACCACTGCCAAtaggaaaaaatgaaatgatACTAACAATAATATGATCTCCCTACAGCTGTGACTCTGGTTCAAACCACGCTTAAAAAGCTCACAACTCAGACTAACAGCTACAATTCCAAGCTAACTTCTCGGTGAAGTCCCTCAGGCACCTGATCTTTTGAGTACTTGATTAGATTTTTTATGTATTAAAAGTTGTATTTGTTTCTAGAGAACATCAACTTATCGTCTTCGATACTAACCAAAATTTAACAGAAAATCACCTCAAGGATGaaagtttttgtttttacattctctttttttttttttcagaaaaaaaaaaaacaatagctTTGATAAAAGTCCAAACTTGCAGTAGCCAGGTAATAGTTCCACATCAAAAGATGATGAGACCCTTGACTGACTCAAGGCCCACTAACCTAACGacatcctttcttttttccaagAAACATTTGCAACAAAGGAAATGAGTGGTAGAAGGAAATTATTACCCAGATTAAGTGAACTCCTGCATAACAGCTGCAGTTTCTCTAACAAGTTGTGTAACAGGAATCTGTTCCTGTAATGACCACATTGCAACTAAAGTCAGAATCAcacaaaccaaaacaaataaatattagtTGCCAAAAGGTTTACGCACGGGCACACCCATAAGGAATCCATGGACAGGCAATTCTGATAATCGGATATATAGGGAATGTTCTAGATCATAGTggtcaaggcatcacctaggtgGGCACCTTGTTAGTGTCACCTTGCTTCCATGCTcactccaatgccttgggtcacctaaacaccatgacaactatggtcgaGATTGGGTGATTAGCAATGTGTCAACTTTCAAGTCTAATTTAACCATATACCCTTCCATGTATTGGCAGACACTCTCTTTTTAGTCCAAGCACTGGAATGCACTCTGTTGCTACTTCTGGCTTTTTCAATACTTTATTTTGCCACAAGCCGATTCCATTTgtgctgaaacttgacatctgGGCAGGGGACCTTGGGGTTTACATCCACAAAAATTCTGCCCCACCTgatttgccatgtggcagatctATGATCATCCATAGATAATTTATGTATATGCCTGCTTCATAAATGAAGCTTTCTATGTCCATCTTTAATGTGGTTCGAATTTAATTTATAAACTAGCACTAACAACAGAATAGAAACAGAGGCATAAAATTCCAGAATTGGCAGAAAACAGATAGAATAAAATCAGTTAGTCAGATCAGGCTATAAGCCTGGTTGAGTTCTCCTCGTTGCAGGTATAAATAAACCTTGCTGCAAGTTCCAGCAAGATCCAAGGGCTGGATCTGAAGATATGAAAGATTCCCAGTCAGATGTCCTGAATCAAGATGAACCCACAGGAACCTCATCCTAGAAGATCATTCATAACACCAAACAGACATATCTGCATGACAACCCGCAGTAACAAATTGCAATGCCAAAACAAAGTTAAAACCAGGAAACAGCATTCAATGTTCAACTTTTATCAGGATCTAATACTAAAAAAGACAGATAACCAACATATGAGATCATTGCAAGAAGGATAATTGCAATTTACTTATTAATGTAACATTGAACCAAATTGGAATAAAGTTCGAAACCAATTGTCCCaaatataaatatgaaacaGTTTACAAGCACCAACTGAGCTAGAATAGTTGGGCATTGTGGCTATTCCGGCCAGATAGAAGGATGAGCTGGCCATTCTGACATTTGATAGATGGATCATTTGTATGGGGCATTTGATTGCGGCCTTAAGAGGTGATCTATGGAATCACAAGAAGATCTTGACTTCTGATCACTTGAGCCATTAAACGCCTCTCGTATGTTTGTAGCTGCCTGACTTAGCTGTTCTGCAATTTCATATTCCCCACCTTTAAGCATTAGCTCAGCCCTTGTTTCAAGCAAGGTTGCTTTCAAGAGAGATATTTCTCGATAGAGATATGGGCATGTGCTTCCCCAACAAGAAGATTTCTCCTGCTCTTTATCCAATTGTGAAATTACAGATTCCTCAACAGCTTCCAAAGCCTCGATACATTTGCGTAAGAGCTCCAAAGCTGCATTGCACCGTGAGTAATTGTTGAATATGTATTTAGCTAGAGGAAGAGCTAACTGCCCTATGAAGGAGACCAACTCAGGTACCTTGGGCTTGATAATGGCTGGATCTGTCCCAAATTTGAATAATATGAAGCTTGCAGCCCATATATGTTCAGTATATTCACTATGAAAGCTCATTGAGTTAACTGCAGAAAACATAGCATGAGCAGTACCACTACCATCTCTCTTGCAAGCATAGAACTTGATAATCTCGTGAAAGAAAATTAACCCACGCTTGGTGGTACTTCTTGCAAACCCGGTTCTCACCAACATATTCGATGATTCCATCACCGACCTCTTAGACTTCGACATTatgaatttaaaatttaagaaaTTCAAGCACTTCTCTCGAAGATTGGACCCAGGTTGCTCCTTCAAGACTTCAGAGGATGCTAAAGTCAATAGTGATACTGGGACTGGTAAAGGAGCAAACCAACCACTTGCTAATGCCATTCTCAAAGCTACCTTATCAACACGGTCAAAAAGTAAGAAACAGACATCTAAAAGCCGCATGAGAAAGGGATAGCACCTCGACAATTGATCTTCTCCACTAGTACATGTAAAATCTTTGAAAGGCATTTTATTAATTGCATCAAGGAGTCCATGGGGATCAATTCGAAGTTCTGAAAGGATTCCCCCTACTAGAGCAAGGCCAAAGGTATGTCTACCCAATTTTTCTCCAATGTCTCGAAGAGCATCAATATCTGCCATCGAGAAACTTTTCAAACTTCCCTTCATCAAGGACACTGCCTCCATGCCTGATAAGTAAGAGAGCCTCAAAGGCTTAAGGTTCAATATCATAGGAAGACAAGTGGATATAATAACATGACTTTCTCTACCAAAACATGGGAGAAGCTCCATTACATTCTTTGCATCCCACCAGTCTTTCTCATCCTCCAAGTtatcaatcaaaatcagaaaGGGAATGTCCCGCATGAGTTCTTTCCTCACCCTACGAATGGCTTCATCCTCCAGCTCCTCAAAGCTCCTAGGTCTATTTCTCTCAAGACAAAGCTGTTTATCAATGCTTACATCTACTTCAAAAAGACGGAACAAATTCAAGTAGTTTTGTCGAATATATCTGGCCTCCCCACCCACCCACAAAACCATCCTATATCTTTGAGCAAATCTATATGCAAATTCCAGCAAAAGCTCGGTCTTGCCAATGCCCCGCTCACCAGATACACAAGCAACACCCTTTCCATGTTTTAAATTTGCATATTTCTTCCTACTTGTTTGCGTTCCCAcaccttttcctttttggatcTGACAAAGTGTTTCTGGACATTCACAATGTTCCATTTGAATCTCCTTTTCAAACTCCTTCCGCAGCATAGGCTCTTTCCCCTTACCTCTCTCCTCTTGCTGATTTTCTACCCTTGGCTCTATGTTGCCCTTACTCCTACTTCTACCTTCTACCGAATGCTTTCTTCGATGACTTGTTTTGATTTCAAAGCAGCCACTTTCTCCATCACCTTTCACATCTCCAAACAATATTAGTTCAAGCTTAAGAAGCTCTTTCTTCCTCCCAACAAAAAATTCATTTCGAGGGAATAGGAACTCCTCTTTTTCAACCCTCTCCTTCCACCTTTTCACCCTATCTATCACACTATTCCTCCCCAACATAGTCCCTATAAGAAGGATGGCCTCTAAGATACAATCCCTCCAATTACCGGAGTGGGCTTCCAATCCATTCATATGCAAGAGCCCATTGACAGCTTCTTTCCATTCCTTCTCTACCCCACCATAAAATTTCCAAAGCTCCCCGCCATGTTTTTCCCACACCTCCCCCTGTTTCTCAATAATATCACTCACCAAGCAGTCCCCAGGTCCCAAGTCAAAAAAAATGGGAACCAAATTCTTCTTGCCCAAGAAACTCTTAAGCTCATAGATGCTATATGGGTTTGAAAATGACTTCTTTGTAACAAGAACAACTCCAAAAGTCGCAGCATTCATTGCCGTCTCAACAATATTGTGCTCCACCGCATCCCTACAGTGGCTTCTATCAGCAGCAAAGCAAGATACCCCCAGAAATTCTACCTCTGCACGGAGCCACTTCACAAATCTGAGCAAAGCTGGTTTGCATCCtgtgaatccaataaaaatatcaCAGCTTCGCAACCTTGCTGAGGATGGAAGCAAAGCTGAGGATTCTGTATAGGATATCTCAATACTATTATCAGATATGTACTTCAACTCACTTTCAGTATTCCTACTAAACCCAGAAGAATCTATCTCAGAGTTTTCAGTCGCAGATATGGTGCCATCAGTAATTCTAACACCCAAATTCTGTTTTCTACAATTATCCAAACTTAATGGAGAAAACATATCAGGAAGATTATTGGAATGTTCAGTCTTTCTGATTACCATACTGGAAGATTCAACAGAAACTGGAGAAGGGTTTTTTGTATCTGACCTACATGAGTCTGAATCACCAGAAGAAACAACAGCAGCAGAAGAACTAGCCATGGCTCCAGCTGTGGAAACCTCCAAGCTTCAATAATAGTAGACAATAAAATTATTGTTTGTAATACATCAAACCGTATTCATCAAATTCGATAGAACTCAAGAGACATTGGTTCTCCTCTGGGTTTATAGGAAAATCTAGCGATAATTTCGAGAgctttattttccttatttggATTCCATTCGTGTAAGGAAATCAAGGAACCATTAATGTAAGGAAATCAAGGAATGAAAGCCTGTGTACCAGTAGGACGCCCACTGTCTATTGAGTAATTACAGTGGCATTTGGTAATATATTCAAATTTCTTGggtattttaaataatttagaaatagaaagagatttcattaatttttaaGAAACCCAATACAaatgtaaaagaaaagaataggggaagccaaaaaaaaatcaaaccgtTTTCATCTTTGGCAATAGCATTTTGTTTTCGGTCCTCAATCAGTGAGAATTCGATTGAAGATAAAGCAATAGTTGCGGAACATTCGAAGCATATGAGACAGAGAGCCAAGGTCAGTAGCAATAATCCATCAAACCTTAGAACACGTACCGatgaaggaagagaaagagaaaacatTGTAAGAATCGAAACTGCTTTACTACTATTTATCCACTTATTAACCCATTAAATTGATTACTTATTTAGTTGAGATAGATATTCAAGAGTCAAACTGGCAATAAAAGGCAAAAGCTAAGGATAATGGAAATTTCGGGAAAAGATAGGAAAGGAAATAACTGTATCATgtatgaatttttatcacctccaattcgctgccccctccaattccctccaattccttacataggagcagaaataaccaccctaccccaccttgggcagtgtgttcgggcagtgggtaaggtggtcattttcgctcctatgtgagggattggagggaattggagcggataggaattggaggtgataacgattcggAGTTacaagcctttttttttttttttttttttttgagtaaattatgTGTAaccctggttttcaaacaaaactcaaatcatcccctgattttttaaaatactcatccgtccccctctatagtaacggtgttagccTGCttttagttattggtgtgaaaggattattttacctatgtattaaaacattagatttaaatttacaatactacccttcaaaatctaagTTTGGATGTCAAcggtaatttagggatttaaatttatttaactggattacatcatcacttaatagcata is a window encoding:
- the LOC122664596 gene encoding uncharacterized protein LOC122664596 — its product is MASSSAAVVSSGDSDSCRKQNLGVRITDGTISATENSEIDSSGFSRNTESELKYISDNSIEISYTESSALLPSSARLRSCDIFIGFTGCKPALLRFVKWLRAEVEFLGVSCFAADRSHCRDAVEHNIVETAMNAATFGVVLVTKKSFSNPYSIYELKSFLGKKNLVPIFFDLGPGDCLVSDIIEKQGEVWEKHGGELWKFYGGVEKEWKEAVNGLLHMNGLEAHSGNWRDCILEAILLIGTMLGRNSVIDRVKRWKERVEKEEFLFPRNEFFVGRKKELLKLELILFGDVKGDGESGCFEIKTSHRRKHSVEGRSRSKGNIEPRVENQQEERGKGKEPMLRKEFEKEIQMEHCECPETLCQIQKGKGVGTQTSRKKYANLKHGKGVACVSGERGIGKTELLLEFAYRFAQRYRMVLWVGGEARYIRQNYLNLFRLFEVDVSIDKQLCLERNRPRSFEELEDEAIRRVRKELMRDIPFLILIDNLEDEKDWWDAKNVMELLPCFGRESHVIISTCLPMILNLKPLRLSYLSGMEAVSLMKGSLKSFSMADIDALRDIGEKLGRHTFGLALVGGILSELRIDPHGLLDAINKMPFKDFTCTSGEDQLSRCYPFLMRLLDVCFLLFDRVDKVALRMALASGWFAPLPVPVSLLTLASSEVLKEQPGSNLREKCLNFLNFKFIMSKSKRSVMESSNMLVRTGFARSTTKRGLIFFHEIIKFYACKRDGSGTAHAMFSAVNSMSFHSEYTEHIWAASFILFKFGTDPAIIKPKVPELVSFIGQLALPLAKYIFNNYSRCNAALELLRKCIEALEAVEESVISQLDKEQEKSSCWGSTCPYLYREISLLKATLLETRAELMLKGGEYEIAEQLSQAATNIREAFNGSSDQKSRSSCDSIDHLLRPQSNAPYK